The segment ATATCAAATGTAACGGTACCGGCTTTTGGGTTGGGCATTAATCCTCTCGGACCCAATATTTTACCCAGTTTACCTACCGCTCCCATCATATCCGGGGTAGCAACTGCCACATCGAAATCTAAAAATCCACCTTCAATTTTTGCAATAAGGTCTTCTGCTCCTACAATATCTGCTCCCGCTTCTTCAGCTTCCTTTGCTTTTTCTCCTTTAGCGAACACCAGTACCCTCTTTGTTTTACCCGTTCCGTGGGGCAGCACCACCGTGCTCCTCACCTGCTGGTCGGCATGCCTGGGATCAACACCAAGCCTTACCGCAACCTCGATTGTTTCATCGAATTTCTTGTTTGCCGTTTGCAATACCAGTTCCATAGCTTCCTGGGGTTCGTAAA is part of the Thermovenabulum gondwanense genome and harbors:
- the rplA gene encoding 50S ribosomal protein L1 gives rise to the protein MAKRSKAYQEALKLVDRTKLYEPQEAMELVLQTANKKFDETIEVAVRLGVDPRHADQQVRSTVVLPHGTGKTKRVLVFAKGEKAKEAEEAGADIVGAEDLIAKIEGGFLDFDVAVATPDMMGAVGKLGKILGPRGLMPNPKAGTVTFDIAKAVKEIKAGKIEYRVDKTGIVHAPIGKKSFGAQKLLENFRALMESIIKAKPAAAKGQYLKSIVVSSTMGPGIKINPLKVVEK